One Euphorbia lathyris chromosome 1, ddEupLath1.1, whole genome shotgun sequence DNA segment encodes these proteins:
- the LOC136232203 gene encoding uncharacterized protein gives MESPGIWLENALVDLCKRIETGLDLDREIISGLVSYCELAQPLDAKEYLDNIIGQDAGKTVIEEYLKRRGYSDVGSSNPGVQASKFHAYVKPSTDGGSIGGTKKQVRSSKDIPVSSYSAQPRKVPGSSYQVEPKKTSTSTQQESKVSTSTSESSQKGIQGTSKKKKTGKVISLAEAAKGSIVFQQGKPCSCQARRHNLVSNCLSCGKIVCEQEGEGPCNFCGSLVLKEGSTYAGLEASLAPVSDAEAEAEAFAKRLVDYDRNAAARTTVIDDQSDYYEIESNSWLSKEEKELLMKKKEEIEEAERAKRNKVTVTFDLVGRKVLVNEDELSGLELGNRILRQVAESEKEVNRIKPNPTVKIQPIFMDPGPSKKGGKSKQVNKGHPNGLCLEVTGRVQHDKNEMKHLMVES, from the exons ATGGAATCACCTGGGATATGGCTGGAAAATGCATTGGTTGATTTGTGTAAGAGAATAGAGACGGGTTTGGATTTGGATAGGGAGATAATCTCTGGCCTAGTCTCTTATTGTGAGCTCGCCCAGCCTCTTGATGCCAAAGAGTATCTCGAC AATATCATTGGGCAGGATGCAGGCAAAACTGTGATAGAGGAGTACTTAAAGCGTAGGGGTTACTCAGATGTTGGCAGTAGCAATCCAGGTGTCCAAGCTTCAAAATTTCACGCCTATGTCAAACCATCAACAGATGGTGGTTCGATTGGTGGAACCAAGAAACAAGTTAGATCATCTAAAGATATACCAGTATCTAGTTACTCAGCTCAACCAAGAAAAGTTCCAGGTTCTAGTTATCAGGTAGAACCGAAAAAGACTAGCACTTCAACTCAGCAGGAAAGCAAGGTTTCAACCAGCACAAGTGAGTCGAGTCAAAAGGGCATACAAGGTACttctaagaaaaagaaaactggGAAAGTCATTTCACTTGCTGAGGCTGCTAAGGGATCAATTGTATTCCAACAGGGGAAACCATGTTCATGCCAAGCCCGTCGGCACAATCTGGTGAGCAATTGTTTATCTTGTGGCAAGATAGTTTGTGAGCAAGAAGGGGAGGGGCCTTGCAATTTCTGTGGTTCCCTTGTGCTAAAGGAAGGAAGCACCTATGCTGGTCTGGAAGCAAGTTTAGCTCCTGTATCAGATGCTGAAGCAGAAGCTGAAGCTTTTGCGAAAAGGCTCGTTGACTATGATCGGAATGCTGCAGCTCGTACAACTGTTATTGATGACCAAAGTGATTATTATGAGATTGAGAGCAACAGCTGGCTGTCAAAAGAG GAAAAGGAGCTTCTaatgaagaaaaaggaagagataGAAGAAGCTGAACGTGCTAAGCGAAATAAAGTAACTGTGACTTTCGATTTGGTTGGGCGCAAG GTGTTGGTGAATGAAGATGAACTTTCAGGACTAGAGTTGGGGAACAGAATATTACGGCAAGTTGCAGAAAGTGAGAAAGAAGTGAACCGAATAAAACCAAACCCAACTGTTAAAATACAGCCAATATTTATGGATCCAGGGCCTAGCAAGAAGGGTGGTAAGAGCAAACAGGTGAACAAGGGGCATCCAAATGGCTTGTGCTTGGAAGTCACTGGGAGAGTGCAGCAtgataaaaatgaaatgaaacATCTCATGGTTGAAAGCTAA
- the LOC136232212 gene encoding uncharacterized protein, whose amino-acid sequence MAFSASFLISSPHSFTLSSKTYKPSLSLKPFLVKASSTSTNFSTADKPAFTLKSNNWEWKLKDKSINIYYEEHSKESNTPPKKILVVPTISDVSTVEEWRSVAKDIVQRAGKVNWQATIVDWPGLGYSDRPKMDYSADVMEKFLVDFINEPDSPLQCSNADENDLIVFGGGHAATLVVRAARKGLVKPTAIAAVAPTWAGPLPIVFGRDSTMETRYGMLRGTLRAPGVGWMMYNMLVSNEKSIQSQYQSHVYADPENVTSDIIQSRYALTKRKGARYAPAAFLTGLLDPVKSREEFLHLFAEMDGKVPVFVISTEGSPKRSKAEMQALKGAKGISKFVEVPGALLPQEEYPTMVADELYRFLQDNFE is encoded by the exons ATGGCCTTTTCTGCTTCATTCCTCATCTCTTCTCCACATTCTTTCACCCTTTCTTCTAAAACTTACAAACCATCTCTTTCTCTAAAACCCTTTTTGGTTAAAGCTTCTTCTACTTCTACCAATTTTTCCACAGCCGATAAACCGGCCTTCACATTAAAG TCAAATAACTGGGAATGGAAATTGAAGGACAAGTCTATCAACATCTATTATGAAGAGCATTCAAAGGAGAGCAATACACCACCCAAAAAAATCCTTGTGGTACCTACTATTTCTGATGTTAGCACTGTTGAAGAATGGAGATCAGTGGCCAAAGACATAGTTCAACGAGCTGGTAAAGTTAATTGGCAGGCTACAATTGTTGATTGGCCTGGCTTGGGTTATTCTGATAGGCCCAAAATGGATTACAGTGCCGATGTGATGGAGAAATTTCTAGTTGACTTCATAAATGAACCAGATAGTCCATTACAATGCTCAAATGCTGATG AAAATGATTTGATTGTGTTTGGAGGAGGGCATGCAGCTACATTAGTAGTCCGTGCTGCAAGAAAGGGTTTGGTGAAGCCAACAGCTATTGCTGCTGTTGCACCAACATGGGCTGGTCCTCTCCCTATTGTCTTTGGTCGAGACTCCACCATGGAGACAAG GTATGGAATGCTTAGGGGCACCTTAAGAGCCCCTGGTGTAGGGTGGATGATGTATAACATGCTTGTGAGCAACGAGAAATCAATTCAATCTCAGTACCAATCTCATGTTTATGCAGATCCCGAGAATGTGACTTCAGATATCATTCAAAGTAGATACGCATTGACAAAGCGGAAGGGTGCCCGTTATGCACCTGCAGCATTTTTGACAGGTCTCCTCGACCCTGTTAAATCTCGAGAAGAGTTTCTTCATCTATTTGCAGAAATGGATGGAAAAGTACCAGTTTTTGTTATATCAACTGAAGGATCTCCGAAGAGATCAAAAGCAGAGATGCAAGCTCTGAAAGGAGCCAAAGGAATCAGCAAATTTGTAGAGGTTCCAGGTGCTCTTCTGCCGCAAGAAGAGTATCCGACTATGGTTGCTGACGAGCTTTACCGATTTTTGCAGGATAATTTTGAATAA